The DNA segment ACCGCAGTAAAGTTTGGAAATGCCTATCATGTGGTTTAAACCTCTCTTATGAAGTGAAGGTTTCAGGTAGCATACAAAAGTGCAGGTGAAAAGACGAAATGAGGACCCGTAAAAGGTCCTCATTCTTTTTCTTCAGCAAACGATAGTAGTAGTTATCAAAAAGTCAAGGTGAATGGAGATTATTCTGCCAGTCTAATCTCAACGCGTCGATTCTTTTTCAAATCGGCAGCAGTTTTTCCTGTGGTCAAGGGACGTGATTGACCATAGCCCACAGCTTGCATGGTTTCCGGTGCTATATTCCATTTTGAGACAAGATATTCTTTGACTGCCTGGGCACGTTTTTTGGAAAGATTCAGGTTGTACAGTTCTGAACCAGTGGCATCAGTATGTCCTGCAATGATAATTGATTTACCTGTCAGTTCCGGAGATGTCATGGCTTGGCCTACTGAATCGAGCAGAGTATATGATTCCTGATCAATAATTGCGTTGTCGAATTTGAAATGGATGTCCAGATTCACACCTTTTACCTGGGGGCGCTGGGAGGGAACTTCTTTGGCCGAGGGCTGTTTGGCAGTGGTCTCGGGAGGGAGGTCCGTTTCTATTTTTTGCTGATCTGTAGAAGTTTTCAGTGGGGCAGGAGCAAGAGGTTCTGCCGTCAGATTGGCTTTGACTTCCTGAACATTGGCAGCAAACGGATAGTTGGAATCAGGAGTGGGCAACCAGCCTTTGAGCGGCAGTGCCATGTCTTTTGCTATGGCACGTATGATTTTATTGAACGGACCTTCTGACATGCGGTATGCCTGCTGGAAAACTATGTAGTCTTCGGTTTCTCGTTTGGCGATTCTTCCTGACTGTATCATGTCCCAGAGGAGTTCCCCACTCTCGGTCGAGTATATTTTTATGGCGATGGTTATGGCTGTATCATCCAAAGTGTGCCCCGCATAGAAATAAGGGACATACCCGAGAACAAGCAGGTCGGCTCCTCGAAAACGCGCTTGTGCCAGAGCTTCTTGCATTCCTTTGTTCAGAGTGTCGTGCCGCAGCTCTTGAGTGGGGAATAGACGTTCTTCAGTCCAGGCATAATGAAAAATTTCGGCAAAGGTATTTGCGAGGTGTCTATAGTCACTGTTTGGCTGTTGGATGATAAAAGGTGGAATATAGGCTGTGAGTGGTCGGTACTCTTTCCCCTTTGGGTGGATAGAAACCTGAAGTGACGATTTCCTGACAGGCACATCGTGGTATATGGTTGGTGGTTCCGAAAGGGAAGCATCGATGTGTCCACATGCTGCGAGTATAGATAACAGGCCTAGAAGTAGTATCTTTTTCATAACGTCCACCGGATTGATGTTGCAATGATTCCGAGGAGTGCGCCACTGTACTGACACTCCGAAGAGAATGAACATGAAAAGCAATATATGTGCCGCAGAGCTACTGAAGTCTTTCGGTGGGGGAGGGCGCAGACTCAATGGATTCGAGAAGTTGTTCTTTGGATTCAAGCAATCCCTGGCGCAGGAGTATTTTTTTCCCGGTTGAAAGCTTGCGAAATTCAGGCCTGTCTGCCAAGTCGCTCAGGCGATCCATTTCATTGAGTATGTTTCGGATCAGAGTTTGAATGTCCTTGCCTCGCGGGCTGAGTTGCGAGGCAAGGACTGCGAGTTCACGAATTTCATGTGCCATTTTCTTGAAGTTCCGGGGCTGTATCTGACGTGCCAGTTGACGCTGTGCGCGAAAGCTCTCGACCTTATCCCTGAACCATCCCATACCTATGCTCCCTAAATTAACAGTCCGGAACTGTTTGCTGAATAAAAGCCAGCAATCATGGCTAGTAGGATAGGAATAAGGGTAATAGGAATGATTTTCGAGTAGGATGAACTGTGTACCTGTTTAAGCCCCACAACCGTCAGGGCAAGACGCAGGATGACGGTGATACACATCCACCCTAACTGGATATTCATGGTCGGCATAGGGAAAAGCCCCAGAATAACCGGTGTGTTGGAGTAGGCCAAGACGCGGAATGTCCCTTCGAAACCTTGCCGATCCTCTTGGGTCAGCTTCAAGAGAAGATGGTATAATCCGGCCATGAGAAATTGACCGGCAGTAACGACAGCAGGCATGAGAAGCAGGATAGTAAGCATTGCTGTTGATGACACTTCATTGGTCAATGAATTATTGTTTCCCGTGAGTGGAGAAAGTCCTCCAAGTCCCCAAAGAAATTGGAATAATTCCTGAATCATTGGGAGTAAGATGGCAAAAGCCAGAGGTTTGGAAAGCCCTCCGCCGACCGGCATGACTGAAAAAAAGAGTTTTGGAGATGTCAGAATCAGTTTGATGGTCAGGAACAAGCCAGGAAAAAAACCATAGCGATCCAATTGCTCAAAAGGAGGCGGGACCAAAATGGAGTTGTGTTCTTCCTCTTCAGATTTCAATGATTCCTGCATCGGATCTGGGAAATCTTCATTGAATTCACCTGTCCATCCGGGAACAGGCTCTTGATTTTTTTGTTGATATGATTTTTCGCGCGGTTCTTCTGTGTGATTTTGTTCCCGCGAGGTCTCTGGGGGGCGCATACTGTCAAGCTTCTCCCACAGTCCTTCCTCTGTTTTTTCGCCTGGGGCTGTGAGGGAAGGAAGGTCGGACTCTTCTTCCATTTTACGCTTTTTATCCGAGTTTTTCGGTGTTGGAGAGACTGTCTCGGCTTGATCCGATGGAATCTCTTCATGTGTCGTTTGCGCGGGAGGGGTGGTAGGGAGAGTAGAAGTCTCCTCCTGTTCTTCAATGACGAAATCATCCTCAGGGATGTCCCGAAATTGAAATTTGGTCCGGCACTTGGGGCATGTCGCCATAGCAGAACGTGCCGGAATCTTCGTTTCGTCAACTTCTCTGCCAAATTGGCATTCAGGGCAAATTATTTCCATCGTCATTCCTCGAAAGACGTTGCGGTCAGTATCGTGTGCTCGTAGCTATTTTGTACGGAAGAATCAAGTTTGGTGCAAATATGGTCAAATGCTATACGGGATTCTCTTCAAGCAGCATGACTTGGAGAGTCCCTGCAATGAAAGAGGCTTCAGCGAAGTGAGAGCGTTTCAGGCTTGGGTATTCATTATTGAGGATGTGATGTATACGGTCGCCACCGGCTTTGTCAAAGCGTTCCAGCTTTGCAGTCAATTCTTTGGTCCCTTTTCGAAGGCGGCTGAAATGTACAATAGGCGCGTCAACAGCCAGGGCCGTTCGTCCTGTTATGCCATGGAGACGCTCATGCACAGGGCGATCAAATGTGATCCCCGGGAGATTTTTGAAAAGGCGTAATTGCAGGTCCGGCCATAACCCGAATCCGATCTTGCTGTTCTCTGAGTCCGGGTACAATGTCATGCGGGGAAAGTAGCATGCTTCCAGGCGTTTAATGAGCAGAAGGGCAGTGAAAAGTGCCCAAGTGTCTTCACTGAACATTTCATCGCCGTCCAGGTAAAGAATCCATTCACCGTCACATTTTTCCAGCATCAGGTTACGTTGATCTGCAAAATCCTCCAGGGGATGGGCAAAGTGTCTGATGTTAGCCTCGCATCGAAATTCTTTTGCTGGTACTTCGTGACTGTCCCAAATGACCACTATTTCTTTAATCCAATCCGGGAATTGTGCGAAAAAAGTCTCTAAATCCGGCTCCTCCGGGTGGAGAATTACTCCAACACTCAGGTCTGGAGCCTGCACAGCGACATGGCTCAGGTAGGAACTGTTGATCGCCTGATGTGGTCGGGCGCTGATAAAAAGACGTTGGAGTGATTGAAATTTGTTTTTCGTCTTTTCGTCAAGATCCGGGTTCAGGGCTGTATGAGCGTTTTTTGTAGTTATACCAATCGTAAAAAGTAAATAGAGGAGAGCCCAGGGGGAGGTGTCGCATGCAACAGCCTTCCGCGTGCTTGAATGCCATTCTGGATTATTCTTCAGGAAATCCCGAGCAGTGGTCAACCCCGTTTCACAAACAATAAGATTCATTTCTTGGGGGAGAGCCTCTGCAAGAGCCAAGGCGTGGGAACCGGAACCAAGTCCAAACAGGATAAGAGTGCATGCGCCACTTTTTGCGTGAAGATTGACGGTCCTTTGGATAAAGGTCTCCATTTCGTCTTGTTTCTTCGATAGCTTTTCATTGTGAATCGCCTCTGGTTTCTTGAAGTCGAAGGTCAGGACCGAATGTGTATATTCTTGTATCAAGCTGATGCTCATGATGTGATTCCTTTGAGAGTCAGGAGTTCTGTGTAAATGGTTTCAAGCTGTGCGGCAATGTCCTGCATTCGATAGAGCTGCGCTGCTTTCGATTGTCCGTTCTGTCCCATGCGTTTCGCTTCTTCCGGGTGAGTCAGCAGATATTTGACGGCTCCAACATAGTCCTCGAGAGTTCGTGCAACCAGTCCGGTGACACCATGTTCAACCAGTTCAAGCTGTGCATTGTCCTTAAGTCCTTCACAGGGATGTGTGACCACAGGTAATCCACAAGCCATGGCCTCAGCTATGACGAGGCCAAAGGATTCTCCAGTATCATTGGCATGGGCCAGCAATGAAAGTTCATTCATGAAGTCAGCGACTTCTGCATCTGTATGAACCGGATCATGGAAGACAACATTCTGATCAAGCCTATGCGTATTTACATAATCGTATGCTTCGGGAATTCCGCCTATAATATGGTACTGGAAGTTGGGAATATCTTGAACCAGGCGAGGAAGGATTTCCAGTGCGAGCGAAGACCATTTCCCCGGATCTGCTCGGGATATTCTTCCTGCGATAGGGAGAGAAAAATCTTTGTTCTTGAGAGCATGTTTGGCCAGAAAATCGGTATCAACCGGGTTGTAAAGAAATGAATATCGAGGAGGACAGGCATTGATACCATGGACGTGGGCAAAACGATCAAGGCAAAACTTCGAAACAAAAAGAGTCCTGTCAAGAATAAGCGCTGCGGGGCTGGGGTCATGATGCCCAAAAACATTTGTCTCGACCACAACGGGTATTTTTGCCAGTTTCATGGGGGTCAACTGTCCTGGTTCGGGCCAGCCAGCGCGATGAATATGGACAATATGCGGCTGAAATGAATGCAGGAGCTTCAGGATATCCCCACCTATGTGGGTTGTAATTCCCTGTGCCCTGAGTTGTGTGCCAACTTCCCCATTTCCTGCGGCATATACTACAGGATTGAACCGCTGGCGGTCCAGGTTTGCAACGAGCAGTCGCATAACTTTTTCCGTACCGCCAAGGTTCAGGGATTTGACAACATGGAGGACTCGAATCCGTGAATCAGACATGGTGGAAAGGTGCCATATGCAGTGGGGCTTGTAAATATGGCAGGTGCTTGGAACCCAAAAGAAAATCGGCCCCAGAGGGCCGATTTTGATTAACCGTTGTTATTGCTGTATGCGTTGGCAGCCCTGAATTTGGCAGCGTTGAAAGCTGATCGGAGTTTGGCTGGTTCTTCGTTTTGGGGCGGTGTTGGTTGTTCTCCAGTTGTTGGCTTCGGCTGAGTCTGAGTTTTCTGTGGTGCCGACGGCTGAGCGGGGGAAGCCGATTGGGGCATAATCGGAGGGGCTACCGGGACAGAAGGAGCCATTGGCTCCGTCCCTTTTGCCGAGATTTGCCGCGAATCACCAGGAGCTGCCTTTCCTTCTTCCGTAGGCACAATCTGGACATAGGCGGAACGAATTCCGTCTAGGATCTTGATGACATCATCAATCATTTTTTTGTCCAGGCGAATGTTCGCCTTGAGGAGCTGCGAGGTGCAGAACATGTAGAGTTGAGCAAGGCGAGGCGTTATTTCTCCACCTTTTTCCTTATTCAGACTTTCCGACAGCTCATGAATAATCGCCATGGCCTTGGAAATATATATTCCTTTTTTGGCGAAATCCTTGTTGTCAATTTCAAGCTTGGCGCGTTTGAGGAACTTGATCGCGGCGTCATAGAGCATGATCAAGAGTTCGCCTTGCGTGGTCGTTTCGACCTGGGTTGCAAGATAGGCCCGTGCAGGGTTGGCCATTCAGTCTTCCTCCTGTCTTTGCTACTCGAGCTGAGCCAGCGAGCTTTCAAGCTGGCCTTGTTGCAGTTCGTACTGGCCGAGTAAGGCGTCCAGTCGAGCATACTTCAGCTTCATGTTGCGTTCCAACTTTTCGATTCGTGTGGTCTCGTATTCGATTTTCGAATCGATGTTGTCCATGATGTCCTTATAGTTGTCCTGCAATACTGCAAGAGGGCCACCTTCGTACGTGAATTCATTGTACGGTTTGGTGAGTGCTGTCAATTCATCGACCAATTCACCAGCCTTACCCATTTTGACAGAAACTGTGCCATCATATGTCCCCGCGCCTGTGTTGTCGAGGCGGATGGCCATACCCAGCGAATCTCCGGTTGTTCCCGTTATTTCCCATCCCGAGATGGAAGCAGGCTCTCCATTGATCGTTGCGCTTGTTATTTCGTTTCCATCACTGATGATTGAGACATCGTAGATACCTGGCTTGGTTGTTCCTTCAATAAGCGAGGTAAATGTATAGTCCGGCGATTGACTCTCTCCGATATTGTTCGCTGCGAACAGTTCGGCGATGGCATCCGGGTCACTCTGCAAGACTTCATCAAAGAGCTCGTCATCAAGTTTGAGCAGGCCATATGTGGTGGACCCTTCTTCTGCATCGGTCAAAATGCCGAATTGCGATAGGGCAGAATAGTGATCTCCTCTCAAAGTTTCTTGATCCCATGGAACAAAGCCAAGACCAAGGTCTGCGGTAATGTTCTTTAACTTTTGGGAAATCATGTCAATTCCATAGTTTCCGGTAAGGATGGAACCTTCTCCGTCTTCATCGACATCGGTAATTGCCTGAATTTGCGCTCGGACAACGTTCACCTGATCAATGAATTTGATTACGTTGTTTTTAATTTCGGCAGTGTCAGTGACTATATTGACCTGAACATTTGTTCCGGGGTCCGCTTGGTTCAGGTTCAGTGTGATTCCCTCGATAATATCATTGATGCTGTTGCTGGATCGTTCGATCCAACCTCCTCCGGCTGAGGGGAATCCATTGACCCTGATTTGTGAGTTTTGAGCATTTTGGGTTTCATGGAAATCAGATGCACTAAAAATGATATCCCCGGCATTGGATATGACAAGTTGGTTATCACCACCTTGGTCCAAACCATTTATCTGGAGATGGTAAACAGAGCCGTCAAAGATTGTCGATGCGCGAACAAGATCCTTGGAGTCTGCATGATTGTTGATGATATTAACAAATCCTTCGAGTGTCGTTCCTGCTGAAATATTGCTGATGGTGACGGTTTCACCTGCATAGGAAAAACTGAATGAAGTGTTGGAGTCTGTGATGGTCGCGCTGAGGTCGCTGACGCCGGAATTGGTGATGTGAACATCATTAGTGGCGAGTTGCCCTATTTCAATTGTGTGGGATGCTTCCTGAGCTGAACTATCAGCCGTAGCCGTCAAGAGGGTCGAGTTTGTGCTGTTGACAGTTTTGGCCATGAACTCATTGATAGTATCAATACTTTGGAGGGCGGTCTTGAGACTGAGCATCTGCGTATTCAGGGACTTGAATTCCTCGCTTTTGATTTCCCAGCTTGCCTTCCAGTTTTCCAGTCGGTCGACGCGAACCATCTCGGCATCGACCAGACCATCAATAAGTTGGTTGAAGTCGGTCCCGTTTCCGAGGCCGGTAAAGTTGATTGAACCGGAGCTGTAAGTATCGTCTGCCATGGCGTTATTCCTACGTGGAAGTTTTTTCCCTACACATTGGGTCACCATTAATCTGCAAACCTAATGCCACCCTGGCCCAAGCCAATAAAAGGGCCGGACTCTGCATGAGAGCCCGGCCGGAAGTGCGCAACAATGCGACTCGTATCAAGACTAACCGATAAGGGACAGAGCCATTCTCGGCAAGGAGTTGGCCTGAGACAGCATGGAAACCGCTGCCTGAGTCTTGATCTGGTTTCGGACGAACTCGGTCATCTCGGAGGCGACATCAACATCAGAGATTCGAGATTCGGCAGCCTGGACGTTTTCGGCCTGGATTTCCAGAACTGTAACGGTGTTTTCCAGCCTGTTTTGCAAGGCTCCGAGGTTTGCGCGAATCTTATCCTTGGAGATAATCGCGTTACTCAGAACATCCAGGGATTGCTGGGCAAGAGCCTGGGTTGAAATTGAGGCTCCGGCACCAGTTCCGGCACCCAATCCAACGCCAAGAGCCGAAGCGGTCGAGGTGTCGATCTGGATGTAGTAGTAATCTTCCGAAGAGTCATTACCGGTACCAAAGTGAACCTTCAACTGACCGGATGCCTTCAGTCCTGCACCGGAGTGGGTGGAGGAGGACAGGTTTCCGTTCAGCAGGTAAATGCCGTTGAAGTCGGTCGAGTTGGCGATACGGGTAATTTCCGAAGCCATTGCCTGATACTCTGAGTCGATGATCAGGCGCTGATCGGAGTTATAGGTACCCGTGGAGGCCTGCATGGCCAATTCCTTCATACGGATCAGCTTTTCATCGATAACGCCGAGGGCGCCGTCAGCTGTCTGAATAAGGGAGATGGCATCGTTTGCGTTACGAATACCCTGATTGAGGGACGTAATGTCGGCGCGCATCAACTCTCGGACAGCCAGACCAGCAGCATCATCCGAGGATTGGGTAATACGCATTCCCGAAGACAGGCGACGGGTTGACGTTTCCAAAGCTCCAAACGAACTTCCCAAGTTGCGGGCTGCGTTCATTGCCATCAAGTTGTTGTTAATAACCAGAGCCATAATTTCCTCCTTGAAATTGTTTCGGCTTCCATGCCTGAGATTTTCCACCCGAAATATCTTTACCGGGCAAATCTCTCGCTTGTTGATTTACTCATCGTCTTCTCTGAAGAAAACTTTAGGTCTTGTGAACGATTTTTTATATTCATGAAATAAAAGGGGGATACGTCGCATTAAACTTAAGAATAGAAAGAGAAGAGCCGGTCAGATCAGTACTTTTACGCATGATCAGGCCGGCTCCTTTCTTGATTTGAGGGTAAAAGAGAGTTGCTTATAGTCTCGCAGGTTGGCTTAGAAAAGTATTTCGCATGTGAGAACAGAGCTTCTTCAGACGTATCTCATAGGTGTGCTCGGCATGAATTCGCTTCAAGGCAGCGTTTATAATGCGTTTGCGGGTGTGATGATCTTTTAGGGAGCGTTCTATGAGTGAAGGAATTTCATCCGGATCTCGATAAACGACAACTTCGGATTCAAGGTCGAAAAGGGATTCCATTTGGTCACGGTAGTCTGTCAGAACAAAAGCGCCACTCGCCGGGACATCGAAAACGCGTTGATTGACTGCTCCAATCATTTGTCGGCTGGTGCAATTGAAGTTGACTGTTGATTGCGGGTAAAATCGGGGTAAGTCTTCATAGTAGTCAATGCCGGGGAGATAGTGCCATCGCTTATCATCCTGAAACAGTGATAGCCAGCCCGTGTCTCCAACGACAAGGGGGTGATGGGGGAGTGTCTTTCGCACACATTTCAGGCGATATTGTCTGGTTGCTTCCCAAGTCAGGAGCGATTCCAGAGCAAGTTTGCTTTCCTGGGTTGGTTGCTTCTCAAGGAGTGCTGCCCAGGATGATGCATTCGTTTGAAGATATGTGGCGACATCGCAGGTGCCGGATTTTTCGAAATCAGCTGCAATTGTAGGAAATGTTGAAGCCCATGGTTCGGTGAGGTGCGATAGTTCGAGGCTTTTGGCGACTGCTTGCGTCATGGAATTTCCCACAAACGAGACATCGGATTGCCATGATTTGACATCGTACGAGAAATTCTTCTGGCTGAATCTTTGGGGATCAGTCGCTAACGGGAGGTAGTATGTGTTGGCGAATCCTTTGCGCCGTAATGGTTCGAGGTTGCCCGCATCATACGTGAAAATAGCGGTGTTATCGGTTCCGGGGTGGGTATAATGGTGTAGAATCAAATGAGGATTATCAACGAACCAGGATGCAAGCGGCAGGTGAAGTTCTTCTAAAAGAGCAGCAAGTTTTCCCTGTCGATCCAATCCGAAATGGTTAACCGTGAGCACGAAATCCGGCTTGAAATCGATGACTGCTTTGAGCAACTCTTCAATGAAAGCCTGTTCCCCCAAGCCTGTTGTATTAATTTTAAGCGCTCGATGCTCGATCTCAAGCCGTTGGAGAGACGTCTGGATTTCATTACAGAGAAAATATTGGGAATCGAAGAAAAGAATGCGTGGCGATGTTGCCTGGAATTTGGGATATTGCGCCTGTGTCCAAAAATCGTATTGAGCAGGAGATTTCAGGGATTCGATTAAAGTGCCGTAGAATTCTCTGTCGAGTCTTGGGTAGAGCGGGAGGACCACTGGAGCAAAGGGCATTCCTCCATTCTTGGTCTGCCATGCGAAGAGTTCTTCAAGTATCTTTTGGGGAGAGTTTTCGTTGAGCCAGAGAATATTCGGATTTTCCCCAAGATCCCTTTGAGATCCGGTTATACGGGAAATTTCATGTTCTCGATCAATGACTGCCACGAGCCTTTTCTGTTGGAGCAGCGTTGAGATGCCATGCCCTAATCCGGCTCCTATAAAGACGGGAAGGCTCTTCTTAGGAATCCTTGAGATCAGATCCAGTTCTTTCTGTTTGCCATATCGTCCCCAGAGGTGCCATGTCTTTCCATCTCGAATTATGCGGATGTCAACTGGCCCGTCGGCATCGGAGATGCTTTCGACAGTGTAAGGCAGAGTGTTTTTCATGGAAGTATATTATGGTATAGCGGCCACTTTCCGCAAGGAGGCTTCTTTCTCTATATATTATGTAATGGCAAGACCGCACCCATTTGAAGGGGCGCGGTCTTGTTGAGGTCTTTATTCGAGAGGGGGAGGGGGCAGCTTAATCTCCAAACAGCCCTTTGACAGCTTTCCCGATAGAGTCCGTTCCGCCAGTCACTCCTTCAACCGCGTTGTTAAGTTGTTTTTTCAACTCTTTTCCAACATTGCTGACTGTACCGGAGATGTCTCCTGTCATTTCCTTGAGAACTATGGAAAACGCTTCGGCCGGAGACGTTTTGCTTTCCTTGCCTATGTCTTTCAGATGAATGTCGGGAAGGTCAATTCCCATGCCGCCCTCTCCGAATATTTTCATGAGTGACCCACCAAGATTGATCGTGCCATTCTTGACAATAAAATTGTTGATTTGGATATTCTTTTCTGAGCCGGACTCATCGGATGCTTCAGTATTCTTGGTCGCTTTTTGGTCACTCGCAATAGCTTGGTTGATATTGTTCAGGATAGTCTGGAAATTGTCAGTCTTCCCTTTTTGTTCATAGCTGATGACTGGAGCATCAATATATATCTCATCAATAATAATGGTATCCGAAGTCAATGATCCCTTGTCCACCTTAACTCTGATCGTATCGCATTCAATCGCACTGGGCATGGTGAACCCTTTGGGGTTGCCAAGGAGGAATCCACTGAGGGAGCCTGAGCCAGAAAGGATTGATATGTCGGCAGAATCGAGTTTGACGGCTGTCTTGGTCATTGCCGGTCCATATTCTTCTGTCGCGGTTTTGATGAGTGTGCCGAGATTGAGCACTGCCAGAACGATGATGGCAATGATACCCAATATTATAGCTCCTCCACCAATAAAGATATATTTTTTCATGTAAGCTCCTTTTGAAAATTGATTCAACGAAATCGTAAATGAGTTATTGTATGAGCGCAACCGGCACTTTGTAAAAAAGTGGTTAGGAAAGATCTGGGAAAGGTGGACTTGAGAAGTGGATCATTTGGTTCGTGGGGATGGAAGCGAAACCTGTATCAAGCGATGGGCCTCGGGGTTGTGGTGGAGAGGGAGCACCGTCAAAGACGGTAGCTTCGAGATTCAGGCAGAACTCGCCTGCAAGGTCAGCCGCTTCATTCATCATTTGGGTAAGGGTCGTGCTTTTTTTCTTCCCTGTCACAGGATGGGAAAAGTCAATTTCTCCAGCTAGAAATGGCCCTTGCTCCAAGAGCTGCGGTGCATAAAATAGGGATATTATCTCTTTTAATACCGCTGGGCTATAGGGTTTGATCCCGTAGGTTGTTCGTGCGATCCATCCTGTGGTGGTCAGGGTCTGTAGGGTGCTGAAAATACTCCAAGCCGTGCCAAGCTGCTCCATGACATTCGCGGATGGCATTTTGGCCATGTCGGCAATCCCATGTACAGGAAGTCCTTTTGAAATCAGTTTGTTGCACTTTTTCAGTTGGTTTTTGATGCAATAGGTCGGGTGTTTGATTTTTTGAGGACATACGACCATGTCCATAAGTGATTCAAGAGCTCTATGGCGCTGCCTGGCTATGCTCTTGCTGGAAGGAGATTGATCGTAATAATTGCCTGTGAAGTACCAGACAAAGGGATGCATGATGGTATCGGCGAAGAGATGTGAGACCATACCGACCAGCACTGATATTGGGAGGGCGGTTGACTTGACCGACTGAATCTGTTGGAGCTGCATCGTGACTATGTGAAAGGTATCCTGACCATCGACTCCATGGAGTTGATGGGAAAGAGCCTCCAGGCGTTTCCCTCCGGGCATGACTGCATAAAAAAGGGCGTCATGAAATATGGAGCCGAGAAGCAGGCCATTGGGTTCCTGA comes from the Pseudodesulfovibrio piezophilus C1TLV30 genome and includes:
- a CDS encoding CgeB family protein — encoded protein: MKNTLPYTVESISDADGPVDIRIIRDGKTWHLWGRYGKQKELDLISRIPKKSLPVFIGAGLGHGISTLLQQKRLVAVIDREHEISRITGSQRDLGENPNILWLNENSPQKILEELFAWQTKNGGMPFAPVVLPLYPRLDREFYGTLIESLKSPAQYDFWTQAQYPKFQATSPRILFFDSQYFLCNEIQTSLQRLEIEHRALKINTTGLGEQAFIEELLKAVIDFKPDFVLTVNHFGLDRQGKLAALLEELHLPLASWFVDNPHLILHHYTHPGTDNTAIFTYDAGNLEPLRRKGFANTYYLPLATDPQRFSQKNFSYDVKSWQSDVSFVGNSMTQAVAKSLELSHLTEPWASTFPTIAADFEKSGTCDVATYLQTNASSWAALLEKQPTQESKLALESLLTWEATRQYRLKCVRKTLPHHPLVVGDTGWLSLFQDDKRWHYLPGIDYYEDLPRFYPQSTVNFNCTSRQMIGAVNQRVFDVPASGAFVLTDYRDQMESLFDLESEVVVYRDPDEIPSLIERSLKDHHTRKRIINAALKRIHAEHTYEIRLKKLCSHMRNTFLSQPARL
- a CDS encoding zinc dependent phospholipase C family protein, producing the protein MPKELIHFSIAELTAARLEDSQYAACIAQEPNGLLLGSIFHDALFYAVMPGGKRLEALSHQLHGVDGQDTFHIVTMQLQQIQSVKSTALPISVLVGMVSHLFADTIMHPFVWYFTGNYYDQSPSSKSIARQRHRALESLMDMVVCPQKIKHPTYCIKNQLKKCNKLISKGLPVHGIADMAKMPSANVMEQLGTAWSIFSTLQTLTTTGWIARTTYGIKPYSPAVLKEIISLFYAPQLLEQGPFLAGEIDFSHPVTGKKKSTTLTQMMNEAADLAGEFCLNLEATVFDGAPSPPQPRGPSLDTGFASIPTNQMIHFSSPPFPDLS